Proteins encoded by one window of Rariglobus hedericola:
- a CDS encoding GreA/GreB family elongation factor: protein MNSEAVSALIAKNPSLKASKAQLEAMEPGSYGIHRSWGFGQIKSYDEASQKLIIDFTGKKAHPMDPAFCIGTLQILPANHLLVRKQTEPEVINKLIANDPAQLLVEGLQSYPNNAATAIEIEITLAQVLGEEKFKKWWSTAKKAIAKDPRIAVPAKKTECYILRETPVSAEDEIIEQFNGTRSARRRIALAEDLVAASGSKEVKGDLNAILTGLSESVKDSNQLDAAERLYGAFIRDALAKQVGVDPATLAPSQAELIANVRDLVDIAEKIPVQFQGRFLDLVKDTHPIEYRDAAFTLLKTSQGKFTTECINFLVENGHSDELATALKRWQIEQNLRAPVLLWIVKNRHSKKFAKLLNDLITPRLLSAIFFAIDYEALQAASARRIPLGDILSEDTDLIADLLSTADPETARDLANALMLNQGFEELTKKSLLARFIKIFPGIQSIVAKDAESNEEQLLVSRDSYETKRVEYETIVSKKIPENSKAIATAREHGDLKENSEYKMAKQDQSILMAQKSQLEKELSRARITDFKEATSEQVSVGSIVEVTVGAGKAAKYTLLGAWDSVPEKNILSYKTPLGLALLGKKSGDSVKVKIGTSEETYTIKSIGRYIETL, encoded by the coding sequence ATGAACTCGGAAGCCGTCTCTGCGCTCATCGCTAAAAATCCCTCCCTTAAGGCATCCAAAGCCCAACTCGAAGCCATGGAACCCGGTTCCTACGGTATCCATCGCAGTTGGGGTTTCGGCCAGATCAAGTCCTACGATGAAGCTTCCCAGAAGCTCATCATCGACTTCACTGGTAAGAAGGCCCACCCGATGGACCCTGCGTTCTGTATCGGCACGCTGCAGATTCTCCCTGCCAACCACCTGCTGGTTCGCAAGCAGACCGAACCCGAGGTCATCAACAAGCTGATCGCCAACGACCCGGCCCAGCTCCTCGTCGAAGGTCTTCAGTCCTACCCCAACAACGCCGCCACCGCGATCGAGATCGAGATCACGCTCGCCCAGGTCCTCGGCGAAGAAAAATTCAAAAAATGGTGGTCCACCGCCAAGAAGGCCATCGCCAAGGACCCGCGCATCGCCGTCCCTGCCAAGAAGACCGAGTGCTACATTCTCCGCGAGACCCCCGTCTCCGCTGAAGACGAAATCATCGAACAATTTAACGGCACCCGTTCCGCCCGCCGCCGTATTGCCCTCGCCGAAGACCTCGTGGCCGCCTCCGGCTCCAAGGAAGTCAAAGGTGACCTCAATGCCATCCTCACCGGTCTCTCCGAGTCCGTGAAGGACTCCAACCAGCTCGACGCCGCCGAGCGTCTCTACGGTGCTTTCATCCGCGACGCCCTCGCCAAGCAGGTCGGCGTTGACCCCGCCACCCTGGCCCCTTCGCAAGCCGAGCTCATCGCCAACGTCCGCGACCTCGTGGATATTGCCGAAAAGATCCCCGTCCAATTTCAGGGCCGCTTCCTCGACCTCGTCAAGGACACGCACCCGATCGAATACCGCGACGCCGCCTTCACGCTGCTCAAGACGAGCCAGGGCAAGTTCACCACCGAATGCATCAACTTCCTCGTTGAGAACGGCCACTCCGACGAGCTCGCCACCGCCCTCAAGCGCTGGCAGATCGAGCAGAACCTGCGCGCCCCCGTCCTTCTTTGGATCGTCAAGAACCGCCACTCGAAGAAATTCGCCAAGCTGCTCAACGACCTGATCACCCCCCGCTTGTTGAGCGCGATCTTCTTCGCGATCGACTACGAGGCGCTTCAGGCCGCCAGCGCCCGTCGTATTCCGCTCGGCGACATCCTCTCCGAGGACACCGACCTCATCGCCGACCTCCTCTCCACCGCCGATCCTGAGACCGCCCGCGACCTCGCGAACGCCCTCATGCTCAACCAGGGTTTCGAGGAGCTCACGAAGAAGTCCCTGCTCGCCCGCTTCATCAAGATTTTCCCCGGCATCCAGTCGATCGTCGCCAAGGACGCCGAGTCCAACGAGGAACAGCTCCTCGTCTCCCGCGACAGCTACGAGACCAAGCGCGTCGAATACGAGACGATCGTCTCCAAGAAGATCCCGGAAAACTCCAAGGCCATCGCGACCGCTCGCGAACACGGCGACTTGAAGGAAAACTCCGAATACAAGATGGCCAAGCAGGATCAAAGCATCCTCATGGCGCAGAAGTCGCAGCTCGAAAAGGAACTCAGCCGCGCGCGTATCACCGACTTCAAGGAGGCCACCTCCGAGCAGGTCAGCGTGGGCAGCATCGTCGAAGTCACCGTCGGCGCCGGCAAAGCCGCCAAATACACGCTCCTCGGTGCGTGGGACAGCGTTCCGGAGAAAAACATCCTCTCCTACAAGACACCGCTCGGCCTTGCCCTCCTCGGCAAAAAATCCGGCGACAGCGTGAAGGTCAAAATCGGCACGTCCGAGGAAACCTACACCATCAAGTCCATCGGTCGTTACATCGAAACCCTCTAA
- the msrA gene encoding peptide-methionine (S)-S-oxide reductase MsrA — MSPRILFSLAALGLAALPALARADSLVLGGGCFWCTEAAYEIKLGVTAVTSGYAGGFTENPTYKQIGHEHTGHAEVIKIDYDPAKITLAELLAFFWKVHNPTQVGGQGNDQGPQYRSIILYADEAQKAAAEKSRDEAAKTFSKPITTEIVPLKKFWPAEDYHQDYFAKNPNDGYCVYVIKPKIDKLQKGLGPKH, encoded by the coding sequence ATGTCGCCCCGCATTCTCTTTTCCCTCGCCGCTCTCGGGCTGGCCGCGTTGCCCGCCCTCGCCCGCGCCGATTCGCTGGTGCTGGGCGGCGGCTGCTTCTGGTGCACTGAAGCCGCCTACGAAATCAAACTCGGCGTGACAGCCGTCACCAGCGGTTATGCAGGCGGCTTCACCGAAAATCCGACTTACAAGCAAATCGGCCACGAACACACCGGTCACGCCGAGGTGATCAAAATCGACTACGATCCGGCCAAGATCACGCTCGCCGAGCTGCTGGCCTTTTTCTGGAAAGTCCACAATCCGACCCAAGTCGGCGGACAGGGTAACGATCAGGGCCCACAATACCGTTCGATCATCCTCTATGCCGACGAGGCCCAAAAGGCCGCCGCCGAGAAATCGCGCGACGAAGCAGCCAAGACGTTCTCCAAACCCATCACGACCGAGATCGTGCCGCTCAAAAAATTCTGGCCCGCCGAGGATTATCACCAAGACTATTTCGCCAAAAATCCCAACGACGGTTACTGCGTTTACGTCATCAAACCCAAAATCGATAAATTGCAAAAGGGGCTCGGCCCCAAGCACTGA